In Prosthecobacter fusiformis, the sequence GGCGTCATCATCCACAATGAGAAGCGTACAGGGTGACACATCATGCAGCAGGCCATCGAAATCATGATTGAAGAGAGGCGGTGTACCGGTCTCCAGCCCGTCCCCAGCGATGGGCAGGTAAATGTGGAAGTCCGTGCCCACGCCCACCACGCTGTTCACCGTCACCCAGCCGCCCATGTGGCGTGCCAGTCCCCGCACCATGGCCAGGCCCATGCCCGTGCCGCGGCCCGGCTCCTTCGTGGTGAAAAAGGGATCAAAAATCTGCTTCACCACTTCCGGGGGCATCCCTGTGCCGTTATCGCTCACACTCAGCAGGGCGAAGTGGCCGATGCGTGCATCCGCATGCACGTCGCGTGCTGCTTCTTCATCCGCCAGGTGCACATGGCGGCTGCTGATGCTCAGCTTTCCACCCTTGGGCATGGCATCCCTGGCGTTCACGGCCAGGTTGACCACGATTTGTCCTAGCGACCCTGGGTCTGCCATCACCTCCGGCAGGTCTTGGGCATGGGTAACTTCCAGCTCCACCTGGCTGCCCAGCGTGCGCTGGAGCAGTTCCACTTCGGATTCGATCTCATCGGCCAAGACCATGGGCCGTGCGGCCTTGTAATCCCGGCTGGTAAAGTTCAGCAGTTGCTTGGTCAGGTCCGCAGCACGCCGCGCGGCCAGCAGCACCTCACCCATGGAATCAGAGATGCCCGGTGGCTGGTCCCCGGTCATCAGGTTCATGCTCAGGTGTCCCTGGATGACGGTCAGCACGTTGTTGAAATCATGGGCGATGCCTGCCGCCAGTCCGCCCAGGGCATCCATCTTCTGCATTTTGCGGATGTCCTGCTCCAGGCGCACCCGGTCATCGTGCTCCTGGCGCAGCCTTGCATACACGTCCTCCGCCCGTTTAGTGCTGTCCCACAGCTTCGTCTGCAGACCTAGCTGGCGCAGGGCAGATTCCCGCTCAAACGCCCATTTGGAAGTCAGC encodes:
- a CDS encoding response regulator is translated as MNPPRPPSDSADDLVSQDPLHVNHRILIVDDNTTIHEDFRKILSPTDFGETDLNMVESAVFGDAQASKSMPDFELAFAAQGDGAVKLVEMGIQQGRPFALALVDVRMPPGMDGIATIKSLWRIQPDLQVAICTAYADYSWDDMVDHLGLSHRLMILKKPFDPIEVMQIANALTSKWAFERESALRQLGLQTKLWDSTKRAEDVYARLRQEHDDRVRLEQDIRKMQKMDALGGLAAGIAHDFNNVLTVIQGHLSMNLMTGDQPPGISDSMGEVLLAARRAADLTKQLLNFTSRDYKAARPMVLADEIESEVELLQRTLGSQVELEVTHAQDLPEVMADPGSLGQIVVNLAVNARDAMPKGGKLSISSRHVHLADEEAARDVHADARIGHFALLSVSDNGTGMPPEVVKQIFDPFFTTKEPGRGTGMGLAMVRGLARHMGGWVTVNSVVGVGTDFHIYLPIAGDGLETGTPPLFNHDFDGLLHDVSPCTLLIVDDDASVRHVMNYVLENQGHTVLAAKDAHEAWQMWRAHRHGISLVISDINLPGDASGFDLGRAILGDDATLPIIFTSGYCPDILGQTTSLQLGINYLPKPFDVLDLLNAVGQALTTGISRGLPVPKKQTAKLELPPQKV